In Sporohalobacter salinus, the sequence AGAGGACAAGGTTAAATATGGGTATCTTTCTGTGCATCCTTTACAAGCAGTTGCTGATATCAAGAAAGGAATAAAACTTTTACCTGATTCCTTTTTTACTATTGAAGGTAATGAAATTGGCCAGAAGGTTGGTAAGGAGCTGTTAAATACTTTAGGTGCTGATTATGCAGTAATTTCAAGTCAGGCTAAGCCACTTTATCATGCTGCTGCCTGTGTAGCTTCTAATTATTTAGTAACTATTGTTGATTTAGCTTTGAAGATGAATCAACAGGTAGGTATTTCAAATGAAGAAGCTCTATTAGGTTTAGCGCCGTTAATAGAAGGGACACTGCAGAATATCAAGGAAATGGGTACTGTGGAAGCTTTAACAGGGCCAATATCTCGAGGAGATATTGGTACAATCAAAAGTCATTTGCAATCGTTACAAGAATTGATGCCAAAGAATTTAGATTTATATAAGAAACTAGGAGTTTATACTATAGAAATGGCTGAGGAAAAAGGTAGTATTAATAAAAAAGAAGTTGAAAATCTTAAAAGATTACTTAATTAGGGAGAGATAAAGTATGAATAAAGCTAAAGTTACAATAACAGATTTAAAGGCTAAAAAAGAAGCAAGGGAAAAGATTACAATGTTGACTGCTTATGATTATCCTATGGCAAAAGCTGTAGATGAAGCTGGGATAGACATAATATTAGTGGGAGATTCTCTAGGTATGGTTGTTTTAGGGTATGATGATACATTATCAGTTACTATTGAAGATATGATACATCATACTAAGGCTGTGAATAGGGGAGCAGAGGAAGCATTAATAGTTACTGATATGCCATTTATGTCTTATAAAACTCAAGATGTCAGTCAGACAGTTAAGAATGCTGGGAAGATTATTAAAGAAAGTGGTGCTCAGGCAGTAAAATTAGAGGGCGGTGAAGAATTAGCAGCGGAGATTAGAGCAGTTGTAGAAGCTGGAATTCCGGTAATGGGGCATTTAGGTTTAACTCCTCAGTCGATTAATCAAGTTGGAGGTTTTAAAGTTCAGGCACGAGAAAATAAAGCTGCTAAAAAGTTGGTTTCTGATGCTAAGGCTTTGGAAGAAGCTGGGGTTTTTGCTTTGGTTTTAGAATGTATTCCTGCTGCTTTAGCTAAAGAAGTTACAGAGGCTATAGGAATTCCTACTATTGGTATTGGAGCAGGAAAGGAAGTTGATGGTCAGGTTTTAGTAACTCAGGATATGTTAGGTATTTTTGCTGATTTTACTCCTAAGTTTGTTAGAAAGTATGCCAATTTAAATGATGAAATTAAGACAGCATTGAAAAATTATAAACAAGATGTTAAAGCTGGAGAATTTCCTACTCAGCAAGAAAGCTTTTAAATAAATTTTTGTTAACTGATAGGAGGTATAGATAATGAAGATTTGTAAACAGATTAATGAAGTACGTGATTTTATCAAACAGCAGTGCAAAACTGGAAAAGAAATAGGTTTAGTGCCGACAATGGGTTATTTTCATCAGGGACATTTATCTTTAATGAAGAAAGCTAAGGAAGAAAATGATATAGTAGTAGTTAGTCTTTTTGTTAATCCTACTCAGTTTGGTCCTGATGAGGATTATAATGAATATCCGCGTGATTTTAATAGAGATTTGAGATTAGCTAAAGAAGTAGGAGTAGATATGATTTTTGCTCCAGAAGTTGATGAAATTTATTTATCGCAAGCAGCAACTAAAGTTGTAGTAGAGGATTTAACTGATTATCTATGTGGTGCTTCTAGAGACGGACATTTTACTGGAGTTTGTACTATTGTTACTAAGCTATTTAATATTGTTGATCCTGACCGTGCTTATTTTGGCCAAAAAGATGCTCAGCAGGTATTAATAATTAAACGGTTAGTTAAAGACTTAAATTTTGATTTAGAAATAGTAACAGTACCTATTCAGCGAGAAGAGGATGGATTAGCTATTAGCTCACGTAACAAATACTTGAATTCAGAAGAAAGGGGAGCAGCAACAGTTCTATATGAGACTTTACAGTTAGCTAAAGATTTAATTGAT encodes:
- a CDS encoding Rossmann-like and DUF2520 domain-containing protein; amino-acid sequence: MQQKKVVIIGAGTVGQSLGYLLANNGYQILGFISRSLPSAEAGKELIGEGIATTEYSDFLLEADLIIITTPDQIIDQIATKLFTKGLVKKGSCLIHCSGALTSEILFSKVEIEDKVKYGYLSVHPLQAVADIKKGIKLLPDSFFTIEGNEIGQKVGKELLNTLGADYAVISSQAKPLYHAAACVASNYLVTIVDLALKMNQQVGISNEEALLGLAPLIEGTLQNIKEMGTVEALTGPISRGDIGTIKSHLQSLQELMPKNLDLYKKLGVYTIEMAEEKGSINKKEVENLKRLLN
- the panB gene encoding 3-methyl-2-oxobutanoate hydroxymethyltransferase; the encoded protein is MNKAKVTITDLKAKKEAREKITMLTAYDYPMAKAVDEAGIDIILVGDSLGMVVLGYDDTLSVTIEDMIHHTKAVNRGAEEALIVTDMPFMSYKTQDVSQTVKNAGKIIKESGAQAVKLEGGEELAAEIRAVVEAGIPVMGHLGLTPQSINQVGGFKVQARENKAAKKLVSDAKALEEAGVFALVLECIPAALAKEVTEAIGIPTIGIGAGKEVDGQVLVTQDMLGIFADFTPKFVRKYANLNDEIKTALKNYKQDVKAGEFPTQQESF
- the panC gene encoding pantoate--beta-alanine ligase, with the translated sequence MKICKQINEVRDFIKQQCKTGKEIGLVPTMGYFHQGHLSLMKKAKEENDIVVVSLFVNPTQFGPDEDYNEYPRDFNRDLRLAKEVGVDMIFAPEVDEIYLSQAATKVVVEDLTDYLCGASRDGHFTGVCTIVTKLFNIVDPDRAYFGQKDAQQVLIIKRLVKDLNFDLEIVTVPIQREEDGLAISSRNKYLNSEERGAATVLYETLQLAKDLIDQKERDAKVVRKKLINKIETEPLAEIDYVEIVNQTTLKTLTEIKGKILIALAVYIGDTRLIDNLMLEVS